A genomic region of Streptomyces rimosus contains the following coding sequences:
- a CDS encoding helix-turn-helix domain-containing protein gives MQHAQEDRADSLAAKLNCLFERAEGPDGSPPSNRQVAASINAAAGEQVISHSYISLLRNGHRDNPTFRQLEVLADYFGVSPAFFFDHDEIAAQVAEGLRFLTSLHTGDVSAPSPRAGGLTAELLDHVNEVMGQIERSRQPASVPPAAEPPVPF, from the coding sequence GTGCAGCACGCTCAGGAGGACAGAGCCGACAGCTTGGCCGCCAAACTCAATTGTCTTTTCGAACGCGCCGAGGGGCCGGACGGGAGCCCGCCGTCCAACCGGCAGGTGGCCGCGTCGATCAACGCGGCGGCCGGTGAGCAGGTCATCTCCCACTCGTACATCTCGCTGCTGCGCAACGGGCACCGCGACAACCCCACGTTCCGGCAGCTGGAGGTGCTGGCGGACTACTTCGGCGTCAGCCCGGCCTTCTTCTTCGACCACGACGAGATCGCCGCGCAGGTGGCGGAGGGGCTGCGGTTCCTGACCTCGCTGCACACCGGCGACGTGAGCGCCCCGTCGCCGCGCGCCGGCGGGCTCACCGCCGAGCTGCTCGATCACGTCAACGAGGTCATGGGGCAGATCGAGCGGAGCCGGCAGCCCGCGTCCGTACCGCCCGCCGCCGAGCCGCCGGTCCCCTTCTAG